The proteins below come from a single Desulfitobacterium metallireducens DSM 15288 genomic window:
- a CDS encoding metallophosphoesterase, producing the protein MERSPEKSPKTITRRSFLQGLGGIFASHWALSSTVAGGAGILARAEHDTRTLKKEFWDLSYPTLPAALDGKRIVQLSDLHLEQLSLSSTFLQTEVNAQNPDLLVLTGDLISDRSDLDKVSAYLQPLKARFGKYMVMGNNDYSHFSRTLFNRYIELLQGIGWIPLINDAEQLKNLDLWVIGVDDPATAHDDVTQSYDKLAKRASSEAPFRLVLSHSTDSLDDIAKYGADLLLTGHTHGGQIRIPGMKPLITNTYLGDKGIYEGYHVIQGVPLYINRGIGESGIPLRFNVPPEIAIFTLYKGQAEPVHVTRS; encoded by the coding sequence ATGGAAAGATCCCCAGAAAAATCTCCAAAAACGATAACCCGTCGTAGTTTCTTACAAGGGCTAGGAGGCATATTCGCTAGTCATTGGGCTCTCTCCAGTACTGTAGCTGGAGGAGCGGGAATTTTAGCCCGGGCAGAACATGATACACGCACTCTAAAAAAAGAATTTTGGGATTTATCCTATCCTACTCTCCCCGCTGCACTCGACGGGAAACGTATTGTTCAACTTTCCGACCTTCACCTTGAACAACTTTCCCTAAGCTCAACCTTCCTACAAACTGAGGTAAATGCTCAAAATCCGGATCTTCTTGTACTGACCGGGGATCTCATTTCCGACCGGTCTGACTTAGACAAAGTCTCCGCATACCTGCAACCCCTCAAAGCACGGTTCGGTAAGTATATGGTCATGGGGAATAATGACTATTCTCATTTCTCACGAACCCTTTTTAATCGCTACATCGAACTTCTTCAAGGAATCGGTTGGATTCCACTGATCAATGATGCTGAACAGCTCAAAAATTTAGACCTCTGGGTAATTGGGGTCGATGACCCTGCAACCGCTCATGATGATGTTACCCAGTCGTATGATAAATTAGCTAAAAGGGCTTCCTCAGAAGCTCCCTTTCGTCTCGTCCTCTCCCACTCTACCGATTCCCTTGATGACATCGCTAAGTATGGCGCTGATCTTCTTTTGACCGGACATACTCATGGAGGGCAAATCCGGATTCCCGGAATGAAACCCCTCATAACAAATACTTATCTTGGGGATAAAGGCATCTACGAAGGATACCACGTAATCCAAGGAGTCCCCCTCTACATCAACCGAGGAATTGGAGAAAGCGGAATTCCTCTCCGTTTTAACGTCCCGCCAGAAATCGCGATCTTCACCTTATATAAAGGTCAGGCTGAACCCGTTCACGTGACAAGATCGTAA
- a CDS encoding acetyl-CoA hydrolase/transferase family protein, whose product MSLNEEYQKKLVTPEQAVRVVKSGDWVDYGSFAGQVVELDKALAARKEELNDVNIRTFTSLRVPEVVKVDPEAEHFIFNNWHFSGIDRKLHDQGSAWYIPMLYHEVPGIYRRFLDVDVAMIPVTPMDEHGYFNFGMQVSHTHAVCEKAKIVILEVNPNMPKCLGGKEESIHISEVDYVVEANWPMFQVPSGEPKEIEKKIASYIMPLLEDGSCIQLGIGGMPNAVGGMIAQSDLKDLGLHSEMFTESMVDMVESGRVTGARKNIDRYKVTYTFGFGTQKTYDFLNNNPQCATYPVDYVNDPFIIAQNDKVVSINNCIEIDLTGQVASESSGTRHISGTGGQFDFAFGSYHSKGGQSFMAMESTFKKNGELHSRINPIITPGGVVTTHRALVQYMVTEYGIVNLKGLSTWQRAEALISIAHPDFREELIQEAEKIGIWRRSNKH is encoded by the coding sequence ATGAGTTTAAATGAGGAATATCAAAAGAAATTGGTCACTCCTGAGCAAGCCGTTCGTGTTGTTAAATCCGGGGATTGGGTGGATTATGGTTCATTTGCGGGTCAAGTCGTAGAACTTGACAAAGCATTAGCAGCGCGTAAAGAAGAACTGAATGATGTAAATATCCGTACTTTTACTTCCTTGCGTGTGCCTGAAGTTGTAAAAGTTGATCCAGAGGCTGAACACTTTATCTTTAATAACTGGCATTTTAGCGGTATCGACCGTAAACTTCATGATCAAGGCTCTGCTTGGTATATTCCAATGCTTTATCACGAGGTTCCAGGTATTTATCGTCGCTTCCTGGATGTTGATGTTGCGATGATTCCCGTTACGCCGATGGATGAGCATGGATATTTTAATTTCGGTATGCAAGTCTCTCATACCCATGCCGTTTGTGAAAAAGCTAAAATCGTCATTTTAGAAGTCAACCCGAATATGCCAAAGTGTCTTGGAGGAAAAGAAGAAAGCATTCATATTTCAGAAGTAGATTATGTTGTCGAAGCAAACTGGCCAATGTTCCAGGTCCCGAGCGGTGAACCGAAAGAAATTGAAAAGAAAATTGCTTCGTATATCATGCCGTTACTCGAAGACGGCAGTTGCATCCAGCTCGGCATTGGTGGTATGCCTAATGCAGTGGGTGGGATGATTGCTCAATCGGATTTAAAAGATCTAGGTCTTCATAGCGAGATGTTCACGGAATCCATGGTTGACATGGTGGAGTCAGGACGTGTAACAGGGGCTAGAAAGAACATTGATAGGTATAAAGTAACATATACGTTTGGTTTTGGTACCCAGAAGACGTATGACTTCTTGAACAATAATCCCCAGTGTGCGACCTATCCTGTTGATTATGTCAATGATCCGTTTATCATTGCTCAAAATGATAAAGTGGTTTCAATTAACAACTGTATTGAAATCGATTTGACAGGTCAAGTTGCTTCAGAATCCTCAGGAACGCGTCATATTAGTGGAACAGGCGGACAGTTCGATTTTGCCTTTGGTTCCTATCATTCAAAGGGCGGCCAATCCTTCATGGCTATGGAATCGACCTTTAAAAAGAATGGAGAACTTCACTCAAGAATTAACCCGATTATTACTCCAGGAGGAGTAGTCACTACGCATCGTGCCCTTGTTCAATACATGGTGACTGAGTATGGGATTGTGAATTTGAAGGGATTGTCAACATGGCAACGTGCTGAAGCTCTGATTTCGATCGCTCATCCTGACTTCCGGGAAGAATTGATCCAAGAGGCTGAAAAAATCGGAATTTGGCGTCGTAGTAATAAGCACTAA
- a CDS encoding thiolase family protein has translation MQDVVIVSTARTPIGDYLGALKSVSAIELGVAALRAALVKVSMDASQIEEVVAGNVFQAGLKGNPARQVALKVGCPLETVGVTVNQLCPSSMRGMEILAQEIALGKVEIGAAVGMESMSNIPFLLPKARSGYRMGNGEVVDAMLHDALNDAFYDYHMGMTAENLAEMYNITREEQDELAYLSHQRALKAIEEGKFTDEIVPIEIRTKKGLEEIKTDEHPNTSTRPESLAKLKPAFKKDGTVTAGNASGLNDGGAALILMSAAKAEELGLKPLAKILSTASAAVDPKIMGIGVVPAVKRALKFANLELDDIEYWELNEAFASQFLAVNRELKLSMDKVNANGSGISLGHPVGATGVRLIVTLLNEMRRRKVRYGCASLCAGGGPAVATIVELL, from the coding sequence ATGCAGGATGTTGTCATTGTTAGCACTGCACGTACGCCGATTGGTGATTATCTTGGTGCACTTAAGAGTGTTTCTGCAATTGAACTGGGCGTAGCAGCCTTGAGAGCTGCTTTAGTGAAAGTATCAATGGATGCTTCACAGATCGAAGAGGTTGTTGCTGGAAACGTTTTTCAAGCGGGGTTAAAGGGAAATCCAGCTCGTCAGGTTGCCTTAAAAGTGGGTTGCCCTTTGGAAACGGTCGGTGTAACGGTTAACCAATTATGCCCTTCATCCATGCGGGGAATGGAAATCCTAGCCCAGGAGATTGCTCTGGGCAAGGTTGAAATCGGGGCTGCCGTAGGTATGGAGAGTATGTCTAATATTCCATTTCTTTTACCCAAGGCACGGAGTGGTTATCGTATGGGAAATGGCGAAGTGGTTGACGCGATGCTCCATGATGCGTTGAACGATGCGTTTTACGACTATCATATGGGAATGACGGCTGAAAACTTAGCAGAAATGTATAACATTACGCGAGAAGAACAGGATGAACTGGCTTATTTAAGTCATCAGCGTGCGTTGAAAGCAATAGAAGAAGGAAAATTTACAGACGAAATCGTCCCAATTGAAATTAGGACTAAAAAGGGACTTGAAGAAATAAAAACCGATGAGCATCCCAACACGTCAACACGTCCTGAAAGCTTAGCCAAGCTCAAGCCTGCTTTTAAAAAAGATGGGACGGTTACGGCTGGCAACGCGTCAGGGTTAAATGATGGGGGAGCTGCTCTGATCCTCATGAGTGCTGCGAAGGCAGAGGAGTTAGGACTTAAACCTTTGGCCAAGATTCTATCCACGGCTTCAGCAGCGGTAGATCCCAAAATTATGGGAATCGGCGTGGTGCCTGCGGTTAAGCGAGCTTTGAAGTTCGCGAACTTAGAGCTTGACGATATTGAATACTGGGAATTGAATGAAGCATTTGCATCCCAGTTCCTAGCAGTTAACCGTGAACTTAAACTCAGCATGGATAAGGTTAATGCCAATGGATCTGGAATTTCCCTGGGACATCCCGTTGGAGCTACAGGGGTGCGTCTTATTGTCACACTTTTGAATGAAATGAGACGCCGCAAGGTTCGTTATGGTTGTGCTTCATTATGTGCGGGGGGCGGTCCGGCAGTTGCTACAATTGTCGAGCTTCTATAG
- a CDS encoding cell wall hydrolase has translation MPHRRCRKSSAMFLCGVLVLFFWQSTIYPVSGQMGSERMEQLATKVEKPQKLKIQSQVPDQAQVNSLFSVLSQGLSLSSSQAQTVEGVITVEIMMEDSISQGSANVSENSLHLSRGQQTPERTLEESLKDHDAKKQNFLEQDAKKHVAQEYVVKEEKPEEKTPKVKVSQADIDLLARVIYAEARGENFEGQVAVGAVVLNRLEGSGFPKTLHGVVYQPGAFTAVIDKQIHLTPDEEAYRAAEAALAGEDPTGGALYYFNPRTATDRWIKSRAVIKQIGNHTFSI, from the coding sequence TTGCCACACCGACGATGCCGGAAATCCTCGGCAATGTTCTTATGCGGGGTGCTTGTGTTATTTTTCTGGCAAAGCACGATTTATCCTGTAAGTGGACAAATGGGTAGTGAACGGATGGAACAGTTAGCTACCAAGGTAGAGAAACCCCAAAAACTTAAAATACAATCCCAAGTGCCAGATCAGGCACAAGTGAACAGTCTGTTTTCGGTGCTAAGTCAGGGACTGTCGCTCAGTTCTAGTCAAGCTCAAACCGTCGAGGGAGTCATAACGGTCGAGATTATGATGGAAGATAGTATTAGTCAGGGATCCGCAAACGTGAGTGAGAATTCTCTTCACCTTTCCCGAGGACAACAGACTCCGGAACGCACTTTGGAAGAAAGTCTAAAGGATCACGATGCGAAGAAACAAAATTTTCTGGAACAAGATGCGAAGAAACACGTTGCGCAGGAATACGTTGTGAAGGAAGAAAAGCCGGAGGAGAAGACGCCAAAGGTTAAAGTTTCACAAGCTGATATCGATTTGTTAGCTCGCGTAATTTATGCGGAGGCGCGCGGTGAGAATTTTGAAGGACAAGTGGCCGTGGGAGCTGTTGTGCTCAACCGACTCGAGGGTTCAGGTTTCCCCAAGACGCTTCATGGCGTAGTTTATCAGCCGGGGGCATTTACGGCTGTTATTGATAAGCAAATTCATCTCACTCCCGATGAAGAAGCTTACCGGGCGGCAGAGGCTGCTTTAGCGGGTGAGGATCCGACCGGAGGCGCGCTTTATTACTTTAATCCTAGGACGGCGACAGATCGCTGGATTAAGAGTCGCGCAGTGATTAAACAGATAGGGAACCATACGTTTAGTATTTAA
- a CDS encoding MazG-like family protein, which produces MEELRRSKTVTLPRLNRLSPSLESTALKIMEESGELAQAIGKFRGLSGERLRVEDAEAMHMVAQELVDVAQTAVTMMFVLEEQYGIDLEEILEEHVQKLRKKGYCD; this is translated from the coding sequence ATGGAAGAACTTCGGCGTTCAAAAACGGTGACATTACCGCGGTTAAATCGGCTCAGTCCATCACTAGAGAGTACAGCTTTAAAGATTATGGAAGAGTCAGGGGAACTGGCTCAAGCCATAGGGAAATTTCGAGGGTTGAGTGGCGAGCGATTACGGGTGGAAGATGCTGAAGCTATGCATATGGTGGCTCAAGAGCTCGTCGATGTGGCTCAAACTGCGGTGACGATGATGTTCGTTTTAGAGGAACAATATGGGATTGATCTTGAAGAAATTCTTGAAGAGCATGTTCAAAAATTACGAAAAAAAGGGTATTGCGATTAA
- a CDS encoding S41 family peptidase, with the protein MMFRWNFKIKTAVALVLSMSLLLTTPVLAVENTLPEVRTLLQNQYVDPVSSEVLTAPSIEETLQKLGDPHTIYFTADQYQKFINSMDMTFSGIGVYIELVPEGIRITSVMAGSPAAEVGLQAGDLITEADGQALAGLPQETAVGLLRGLDGSSVQISVQRGGTTLNLTVMRRAIEIPTVEGNLVQDKIGYIAIHTFGATTPAGFDQVVKELKGKGAKAWIIDLRDNPGGYLSTALSLSGYFIGEQTALQTKDRSGEYVTYPGVKQEVTLSEPTMFLTNENSASASEILTSVVKDYNKATILGNRTYGKGSVQTMFPLSDGSVLKMTIAKFFSPYGHEINGVGVSPDIKIVNSDSEKAAELLLVSTGGSEENTRQNKYVRIFADGKYWDISLEQARTPDFWRAYADLMATINTANVQIGMGQERINVSEVEKEKGWPLFYPNYRELNGLQEVPLDKKFTVKFTSPINWQTVTADSLELIEKESGQRVPLEFVPLSDHELQVIPSDLLQSGKTYWLVTHRTIQGEQGVDLQEGAIAVVQTVAAESSSLKVQASQSQKPQKPQSELYPLPDYGQALMDIPIKN; encoded by the coding sequence ATGATGTTTAGATGGAATTTTAAAATAAAGACAGCAGTAGCTTTAGTGTTATCGATGAGTTTACTTCTCACAACTCCAGTTCTGGCAGTAGAAAATACACTCCCTGAAGTGAGGACGCTTCTCCAGAATCAATATGTTGACCCGGTATCGAGTGAGGTCTTAACAGCGCCAAGTATTGAAGAAACGTTACAGAAACTTGGGGATCCGCATACAATCTATTTCACTGCAGATCAGTATCAAAAGTTTATCAACTCAATGGATATGACGTTTTCCGGGATTGGAGTTTATATTGAACTCGTTCCGGAAGGGATTCGGATTACTTCTGTGATGGCAGGTTCTCCGGCTGCAGAGGTTGGACTCCAGGCGGGTGATCTTATTACCGAGGCTGATGGACAAGCTTTAGCGGGGCTCCCCCAGGAAACAGCTGTGGGTCTTTTGCGGGGACTAGATGGAAGTTCAGTTCAGATATCGGTGCAACGGGGTGGGACGACTTTGAATTTAACGGTTATGCGTCGTGCCATAGAAATTCCGACCGTTGAAGGAAACCTTGTTCAAGATAAAATTGGATATATCGCCATTCATACGTTTGGGGCTACGACGCCGGCAGGATTTGATCAGGTTGTCAAGGAGCTTAAGGGAAAAGGAGCGAAAGCGTGGATCATCGACTTGCGAGATAATCCCGGAGGGTATTTGAGCACAGCCTTAAGTTTGTCAGGATATTTTATTGGAGAGCAGACAGCCTTACAAACAAAGGATAGAAGCGGAGAATACGTGACTTATCCTGGGGTCAAACAAGAGGTTACCTTGAGTGAACCGACGATGTTTTTGACCAATGAGAATAGTGCGAGCGCTTCGGAGATTCTGACGAGCGTCGTTAAGGATTACAACAAAGCGACGATCCTAGGGAACCGGACCTATGGCAAAGGTTCAGTTCAGACGATGTTTCCTTTATCCGATGGAAGCGTGCTCAAGATGACGATTGCTAAGTTCTTTTCTCCTTATGGACATGAAATTAACGGAGTAGGGGTTAGCCCGGATATCAAAATTGTGAATTCAGATTCGGAAAAAGCAGCGGAGCTTCTTCTGGTGAGTACGGGAGGTTCTGAAGAAAATACACGGCAGAATAAATACGTTCGGATTTTTGCCGACGGGAAGTACTGGGATATTTCTTTAGAACAGGCTAGAACTCCTGATTTTTGGCGAGCCTATGCTGACTTAATGGCGACGATCAACACTGCGAACGTCCAAATCGGGATGGGGCAAGAGCGGATCAATGTGAGTGAGGTTGAAAAAGAGAAGGGGTGGCCTCTTTTCTATCCGAATTATCGAGAACTAAACGGGTTACAAGAAGTCCCGCTGGATAAGAAGTTCACCGTTAAATTTACAAGCCCAATCAACTGGCAAACTGTGACGGCGGATAGCTTGGAACTCATCGAGAAAGAGAGTGGGCAACGTGTACCGCTCGAATTTGTTCCGCTCAGTGATCATGAGCTTCAGGTTATCCCAAGCGATCTTCTGCAATCCGGAAAAACCTACTGGTTAGTAACGCATCGCACGATTCAGGGTGAGCAAGGGGTCGACTTACAGGAAGGGGCCATAGCTGTGGTTCAAACTGTGGCTGCAGAGAGTTCATCGCTCAAAGTTCAAGCGAGTCAATCTCAGAAGCCTCAGAAGCCTCAGAGCGAGCTGTATCCATTGCCTGATTACGGGCAAGCCCTTATGGATATCCCCATCAAAAATTGA
- a CDS encoding response regulator, which yields MSGYLLVVEQENSTRMRLQEILQNSGFVTKAASSGDEGLRLSFSDDKPSLIILEWQMPVLTGLEILTLLKLNERSKAIPVIMVGGEQQWEEQARKAGAYSFLTKPIASNTLLLNIRGALGLV from the coding sequence ATGTCCGGGTATTTACTCGTTGTCGAACAAGAGAATTCTACGCGAATGCGTCTCCAGGAAATCTTGCAGAATAGTGGGTTTGTAACAAAAGCGGCATCTTCAGGAGATGAGGGCTTGAGGTTATCATTTTCTGACGATAAACCCTCTCTTATTATTCTAGAATGGCAAATGCCTGTTTTGACGGGTCTTGAGATTCTTACGCTCTTGAAGTTGAATGAGCGGTCAAAAGCTATTCCCGTGATAATGGTTGGCGGGGAGCAGCAATGGGAAGAACAAGCCCGGAAAGCGGGTGCTTATTCCTTTTTAACAAAGCCGATCGCTTCGAACACACTTCTTCTCAATATTCGAGGGGCTTTGGGGTTAGTCTAA